Below is a genomic region from Acetobacter ghanensis.
CTCCCTAATGGCCTGCGCAAAGCTGTAATAGGCCATATCCGGCCGCCCCCACGGACCGTACACGGTAAAGAACCGCAACCCGGTCTGGGGGATGCCATACAGATAACTGTAGGTGGAGGACGCCAGCTCCGCGCTGCGCTTGCTCACAGCATAGAACGAGCCGGGCTGGTCCACGGGGTCTGTCTCGGAAAAGGGGAGTTTGTTGTTGCGTCCGTAAACGGAGGAGGAGGACGCATAGACCAGATGTTCCAGCCGGGGCAGCCTGCGGGCCAATTCCAGCACGCCAACATGCCCACGCACGTTGGTATCTGCAAACACGTAGGGGTTTTCCAGCGAGTAACGCACCCCGGCCTGCGCGGCAAAATGGAAGATGCCGCGTATGTTCGGCTCCTTGGCCGCCAGCGCCATAAGGTGGTCTGGCTGGCAGATGTCCAGCCCATGACAGAAGAAGCCGGGATACTGCTCCAACAGCAGCAGGCGGCTTTTTTTCAGGTTCGGGTCGGGGCATGGCGTCAGGTTATCTACCCCGACCACCCTCTCGCCACGTTCAAGCAGCGCCCGTGCAACATGAAAACCAATAAATCCGGCTGCGCCGGTTACCAGAAATGCCAAAATTCAGCCTCGTGATCTGAGCGCACCCTGTGCTCCGCCAGCCCCGTGCGCAACAGGCCGGTTCTAGCGGAGCAAACGGGGCGCGTCAGGCCATTTTTATGGTTGGCTGGCCTGTTGCGTCAGGGTGCCTTTGGCGGCCTGCGGCGCAAGGGAGGCTGATTCCACCTTGTCGCCCACCACAATGCCCAATTTGGCGGTTACGCCCCCAGCCAGTTCCAACGTCGCCAAAGCGGGGCCGTGGCTGCTGATGTGGGCCAGACTTTGCGGCACGGCGTTTTCCACAATGGACTGCACGCGCTGGTCAGGCCCGATAAAGACGATGTCGAGCGGGACAAGGGTGTTTTCCATCCACATATCGCTCTGCTGGAGCGTACCCCAAGGGAACAACATCCCCCCATCCTGCGGGACCTGTGTGCGGAACATCTCGCCCACCTGCTGCTGGCGCGGCGTTTTGGCCAGCTCAACAGAAAAGACATGCTGCCCGCTGGCGGAAACAATGGTCAGGGGCTCCTTGGGCAGGACCGGCTGGGCCTGTGTGGGTTCCCCCGCATCCTCCGCCAGAGCAGGCAAACCCCATGCCACGCCCGCACTCCCTACCAGTGCGGCCATAAGCAGCCCGAACAGTTGTTTGTTCTTCACGTCCTGTTTTCTCCTGCACTCAATCTAGTCTTGCAAAAATGGATTACCGGTCCGTTCCGCACCCAGTGTTGAAAGACCACCATGACCGGGCACTATCACAATATCATCCCCCAACGGCAGCAGCTTTTGCCTTATGCCGCTTATAAGCTGGGGGCCATTACCGTATGCAAAATCCGTGCGACCAACGGAACCGCGGAACAGCACATCGCCCACAAAGGCAAAGCGCGCCTGCTCATCCACCAGCACCACATGCCCCGGCGTATGCCCCGGCACATGCACAACACGCAAATGGCAACCCAGAAATTCCAGCACCTCGCCATCCTGCGCAAAACGATCGACCGAGGCGTTCTCCAACCCGGAAAGACCAAAATGCCGGGCCTGATCGGTTATGGAGGATAGCAAAAACGCGTCCCGCTCATCCGGCCCGATTACCGTGGGGTGGGGTTTACCCTGCGCCTCTAGCGCGCGGCACAAGGCCGCAACACCACCAGCATGGTCAAGATGGCCGTGGGTCAGCAGAATGGCCTCCAGCGTCAGGCCTTTGCGGTGCAGAAAATCCATCAGGACATCCGCATCCCCCCCAACATCCACCATAATGCACCTGCCCGTATCCGCATTCCACAGAATGGAGCAGTTCTGCCTGAATGGCGTAACCGGAACGACGCGTAACTGCATTCCGGGATAGGAAACCTGCATCTCTGACCTCATTTTTGTGCTGTGCGCAGTATGCCAAAAAAAAGCTGCCAGATGGAACCATCTGGCAGCCTTGAGCGAGGAATGTCTGGCTTTATCAGCCCGGCAGCACCCAGCCGGTTGCCGGAATATCAAAATGCTTGTGCAGTTCGTGCGCCGGAATGTTGGTCAGATCCTTGATAAGGGTCTTGATCACCTTGGCTTCAGCCGGTTTGCTCAGATGGGCGCGGATGTCGTGCATAATGGGGGCCGGAGCGGCAATAACAAAGCCAGCCACCTTGGCGCCGTGTGCGACCATGGCGTTAATGCGGTCAGCCACGTTACGGGCAAAGCCTTCCTTGGCAGCCGTACGGGGGTCGGTTTCGGGGGGGAGTTTGCCGGGAGTGTCTTCGTGGCCTTCGGCCTTAACGTCGGTCACATCGCGCATTTCGCCCTGATCATCATGCAAAAAGCGTACTTTGCCGCCATCTGCCACAACGTAAACAACCAGGCCGTCTCTTTCTTCAGTCATGGAATATGTCCTCAGTATCAAAATAGTGCAGCCCGTCTCCATTGTGTGCTGTGCAGTAACGCGGCTTCTGGCCTGTTCTGCTGCCAATGGGCAGTCTGTATGCACAGTGATATAGGGAACCATCATGACAGTTCCAGCCCCCCCTCCCCAACTCCTGACACCACTGGACCACGCACTGGCTTGGGCAAAGGCCGGCAAGCCCGTGGCCCTTGCCACCGTAACCGGCACGTGGGGCAGCTCCCCCCGTCCGGCGGGAAGCTGCATGGCCATAGGGGCAGACGGCGCGGTGGAAGGCTCCGTCAGCGGTGGGTGCGTGGAGACCGATGTGATGGCCCACGCGCAGGACATTATGGCCGGAAGCCCCGCACAAACGCTGGAATACGGCGTAAGCAGCGCCCGTGCGTGGGAAGTCGGGCTGGCCTGTGGCGGGCGGTTGGACGTGCAGGTAGAGGCCATAAATTCCCCCGCCTGCCCCACCGGAACCCTGCCCCTAAACCTGCTGGAACAGGCCTGCGCGTGCATGGCCAGCCGCCAGCCCGCCGCCCTTGTGCGCCTGCCAGATGGCGCGCAGCACGCGCTTGTTGTGCAAAGTGCACAAGGCTGCACTGTGCAATCTGGCACCTGCCCGCCCGAAATTTGCAAGGCTGCCCAAAGCCGAATGCAGCACGGACGCAGCGGGGAGGAAGCAGACGCCACGGGGCAAAACTGGTTTGTGCAGCCGCTTGTGCCCGCGCCGCGCCTGCTAATTGTTGGAGCGGTGCATATTGCCCAGTCCCTTGCCCGCATGGCCAGCATGGTCGGGCTTGCCCCGGTGGTGATTGACCCGCGTGAGGCACTGGCCACTGTCCAGCGCTTTCCCGGCCTTGTACCCGGCCAAACGCTGCTGACTGAATGGCCCGATGAGGCCATGCAAACTCTTGGCGTGGACAGCATGACCGCCATTGCCACCCTGACGCATGACGCCAAGCTGGATGACCCCACACTGGAGGAAGCCCTGCGCAGCCCCGCTTTTTATATTGGGGCGCTGGGCTCGCGCAAAACACAGGCCAGCCGCATGAAGCGCCTGCGCGAACTGGGCTTTAGTGAGGAAGAACTCCGCCGCATCCGTGGCCCCATAGGGCTGGCCATCGGCGCCGTGGGGGCGGAGGAAATAGCTCTGTCCATTCTGGCCGAAATTGTTGCCGTGCGTAGGCAGGCCCCCCTAGCGCAGGCGCGCGGATGGTAACGGAACTGGCAGGCACGCTGGCCATTGTGCTGGCGGCTGGCCAGTCCTCCCGCACGGGGGCGCAGCACAAACTGCTGGCGCCCGATGCCAGCGGGTGCCCCATGCTGGTCCGCACACTCCACAACACGCTGCAAAGTGCCGCCGCCCATGTGCTGGTGCTGCTCCCTCCCAACCGGCCGGAGTTGGCCGCCCTGCCCCTCGCCCTGCCAGATTATGGCACACGCCTGAGCACACAAACCGTAGCGGACGCGCAAAAGGGGCTTTCCGCCTCGCTTCATACCGGCGTGCGGGCCGCGCTGGCCATGCAGGCCCGCAGCCTGCTTGTGTGTCTGGGGGATATGCCTCTTGTTCCCACCCACCTGCTCAACGCGCTGCTATACGAGCAGCACACAACGCAGGCCCCTGTTGTGGCGGCACAACGCCACAACAAGCCCGGCAACCCGGTGGTTTGGTCCTGCCGTCTTTTTACCGCGCTGCTTGGCGTAACGGGCGACCAGGGCGGCCGCCAGATTCTGCGCGACCTTGGGCCAGACGTGCGCCTGCTACCCGCCCCCGCCACACTGCTGGAAGACTTTGATACGCCCGACAGGCTGGCCGCGTTTGCACGTATGGCCCCGCCCCCCGGTTGACCGCAGGCCCGTTCGCTCCGAAAACTGCTGGACCGCATGAACGTTGTGTCCATGCGTCTTATTCCTGATGATCCCCAAGGAAGTGTTTTTTCATGAGCAAAATCCTGCGCACCAACCCCAACCCCATTTTGTCCGCCGCGGTGGAATACCACGGCTTTGTGTTTACGCAGGGTGTGGTGGCCCGCGATCTGGAACAGGACATTGAAGGCCAGACCCGCGATGTGCTCGCCCAGCTTGACGCCCTGCTGGAACAGCACGGGACAGACAACACCCGCCTGCTTCAGGCCCAGATCTGGCTGAAGGACATTAACGACCGCGACAAGCTGAACGCCCTGTGGAGCGCATGGCTGCCGGAAGGTCAGGCCCCCGCCCGCGCCTGTGTGCAGGGTATTCTGGCTGACCCGCGTATGCTGGTCGAAATTATGCTGGTCACCACCAAATAAACCCAGCTTTAGCGCCGGGCTGGCTGTGTTGGATGGCGTGGTTTTTTAGCCACAGATCCGCCGAATCAGAATCAGCCCGGCGCATTCCCCCTTGCCGACAAATGCCTCTCCACACAGCGAATTAAGGCAATCCCATGACAGATGATAGGAATTAATTCCTATTTTCCATTTTCAACCAGGTGCTTTTTGGCGAACAGTCACTTTCGCGTTTTTGCCGCGCAATGAGCGCTTGCCTGATCTGCATGGATGTTTATACCTGACTCCGAAACATGTAGCTGACCTAAACTAAAGCAAGCCAGGGAAAGGCAGACACGATGCAGGATGGACGGTCTAAAAAGCTAAAACTTGTGCTGGCCGTTGTGTCCTTTGTTTCTGCCTCTTTTCTCTCCGGTGCCGTGCAGGCCCGTACCACCCACCGCTCGGTGCATCACGCATCCACCCACCACCGCAGCTCCGGC
It encodes:
- a CDS encoding NAD-dependent epimerase/dehydratase family protein; translation: MAFLVTGAAGFIGFHVARALLERGERVVGVDNLTPCPDPNLKKSRLLLLEQYPGFFCHGLDICQPDHLMALAAKEPNIRGIFHFAAQAGVRYSLENPYVFADTNVRGHVGVLELARRLPRLEHLVYASSSSVYGRNNKLPFSETDPVDQPGSFYAVSKRSAELASSTYSYLYGIPQTGLRFFTVYGPWGRPDMAYYSFAQAIREGRPVTLYDGKALSRDFTYIADVVAAVLAVFDKPPPGDKARVLNVGSQRPQSVRKLIDVLEEVLDTKAHIRMAPRPAADVEKTWADISAIRSLTGWRPATELIDGLASFVRWYDFYARA
- a CDS encoding RidA family protein; translation: MSKILRTNPNPILSAAVEYHGFVFTQGVVARDLEQDIEGQTRDVLAQLDALLEQHGTDNTRLLQAQIWLKDINDRDKLNALWSAWLPEGQAPARACVQGILADPRMLVEIMLVTTK
- a CDS encoding MBL fold metallo-hydrolase, encoding MQVSYPGMQLRVVPVTPFRQNCSILWNADTGRCIMVDVGGDADVLMDFLHRKGLTLEAILLTHGHLDHAGGVAALCRALEAQGKPHPTVIGPDERDAFLLSSITDQARHFGLSGLENASVDRFAQDGEVLEFLGCHLRVVHVPGHTPGHVVLVDEQARFAFVGDVLFRGSVGRTDFAYGNGPQLISGIRQKLLPLGDDIVIVPGHGGLSTLGAERTGNPFLQD
- a CDS encoding host attachment protein, with amino-acid sequence MTEERDGLVVYVVADGGKVRFLHDDQGEMRDVTDVKAEGHEDTPGKLPPETDPRTAAKEGFARNVADRINAMVAHGAKVAGFVIAAPAPIMHDIRAHLSKPAEAKVIKTLIKDLTNIPAHELHKHFDIPATGWVLPG
- a CDS encoding DUF192 domain-containing protein, which translates into the protein MAALVGSAGVAWGLPALAEDAGEPTQAQPVLPKEPLTIVSASGQHVFSVELAKTPRQQQVGEMFRTQVPQDGGMLFPWGTLQQSDMWMENTLVPLDIVFIGPDQRVQSIVENAVPQSLAHISSHGPALATLELAGGVTAKLGIVVGDKVESASLAPQAAKGTLTQQASQP
- a CDS encoding XdhC family protein: MTVPAPPPQLLTPLDHALAWAKAGKPVALATVTGTWGSSPRPAGSCMAIGADGAVEGSVSGGCVETDVMAHAQDIMAGSPAQTLEYGVSSARAWEVGLACGGRLDVQVEAINSPACPTGTLPLNLLEQACACMASRQPAALVRLPDGAQHALVVQSAQGCTVQSGTCPPEICKAAQSRMQHGRSGEEADATGQNWFVQPLVPAPRLLIVGAVHIAQSLARMASMVGLAPVVIDPREALATVQRFPGLVPGQTLLTEWPDEAMQTLGVDSMTAIATLTHDAKLDDPTLEEALRSPAFYIGALGSRKTQASRMKRLRELGFSEEELRRIRGPIGLAIGAVGAEEIALSILAEIVAVRRQAPLAQARGW
- a CDS encoding nucleotidyltransferase family protein, which translates into the protein MVTELAGTLAIVLAAGQSSRTGAQHKLLAPDASGCPMLVRTLHNTLQSAAAHVLVLLPPNRPELAALPLALPDYGTRLSTQTVADAQKGLSASLHTGVRAALAMQARSLLVCLGDMPLVPTHLLNALLYEQHTTQAPVVAAQRHNKPGNPVVWSCRLFTALLGVTGDQGGRQILRDLGPDVRLLPAPATLLEDFDTPDRLAAFARMAPPPG